One Phoenix dactylifera cultivar Barhee BC4 chromosome 8, palm_55x_up_171113_PBpolish2nd_filt_p, whole genome shotgun sequence genomic window carries:
- the LOC103712926 gene encoding VQ motif-containing protein 8, chloroplastic-like: MSPSSREISGPRPASLKIHKDSHLIHKQSSSSSSSSSSSTTTTTSSSSTHHHHQRHHPVIIYTHSPKIIHTQARDFMALVQKLTGLSHSTDDNDDAAAAAAANNPPPPPSNITRKNADTVHAATDDSSSSSENYSIAGDVVHHVGCSSLPCAAAMSPLGFDPSPPSNPFLSEIPLFTPNSSDFFCPPRSFYRYPESAVFSPSIPNMGGAISPSMMEAMKAFPEY; the protein is encoded by the coding sequence ATGAGCCCTTCGTCGCGAGAGATCAGCGGCCCCCGCCCGGCTTCTCTCAAGATCCACAAGGACTCCCACCTTATCCACAAGCAatcctcctcctcatcatcatcatcctcctcctccaccaccaccaccacctcctcctccagcacccaccaccaccaccagcgCCACCACCCCGTCATCATCTACACACACTCCCCCAAGATCATCCACACGCAGGCCCGCGACTTCATGGCCCTGGTCCAGAAGCTGACCGGCCTCTCCCACTCCACCGACGACAACGACGacgctgccgccgccgccgccgcaaaCAATCCCCCTCCCCCGCCATCCAACATTACACGCAAGAACGCCGACACCGTCCATGCGGCTACCGACGACTCGTCGTCATCGTCCGAGAACTACAGCATCGCCGGGGACGTCGTCCACCACGTCGGCTGCTCCTCGCTGCCATGTGCCGCTGCCATGTCGCCGCTTGGCTTCGACCCTTCACCACCGTCTAACCCGTTTCTGTCGGAGATCCCGCTCTTCACGCCCAACTCCTCGGACTTCTTCTGCCCGCCGAGGTCCTTCTACAGATACCCGGAGTCGGCGGTGTTCTCGCCGTCCATTCCGAACATGGGCGGCGCCATCTCGCCTTCCATGATGGAGGCCATGAAGGCATTCCCGGAGTACTGA